In Deinococcus sedimenti, a single genomic region encodes these proteins:
- the aroE gene encoding shikimate dehydrogenase codes for MTVPDPAQPLRAYLFADPAAHSLSPRMHRAAFAHAGLNGNYEARQVPAPDLPAAVSSLRETGVLGANLSLPHKETALPLLDSLSKAARSIGAVNTIVHRNGRLHGDNTDAPGLRQALADAGYTFEQGADVIVLGAGGAARAAVYTALIMGEQNVWIVNRTLSRAQAIAHHWSAPDADFQVAAVPAGSAPWTRAALVINASSAGLNDPDQTPLDATFLARLPAGALVYDMVYKPEETRLMRDARAHGLAAENGLGMLAHQARLAFQAWTGADVPVEVFLGALAASGRAAAGSTG; via the coding sequence GTGACCGTGCCGGACCCTGCCCAACCGCTGCGTGCCTACCTGTTCGCGGACCCGGCGGCCCACTCGCTGTCTCCCCGAATGCACCGCGCCGCTTTCGCCCACGCCGGCCTGAACGGGAATTACGAGGCGCGGCAGGTGCCCGCTCCGGACCTCCCCGCGGCCGTCTCTAGCCTGAGGGAGACCGGCGTGCTGGGTGCGAACCTCAGCCTGCCGCACAAGGAGACTGCGCTGCCGCTGCTGGACTCCCTGAGTAAGGCGGCGCGGTCCATCGGGGCCGTGAACACCATCGTGCACCGGAACGGTCGGCTGCACGGTGACAATACCGACGCGCCCGGCCTGAGGCAGGCGCTGGCCGACGCCGGGTACACCTTTGAGCAGGGTGCGGACGTGATCGTGCTCGGCGCCGGGGGCGCAGCGCGGGCCGCCGTGTACACGGCGCTGATCATGGGTGAGCAGAACGTCTGGATCGTGAACCGCACCCTGAGCCGCGCGCAGGCCATCGCCCACCACTGGTCCGCGCCGGACGCGGACTTCCAGGTGGCCGCTGTACCCGCCGGGTCCGCTCCCTGGACCCGCGCCGCCCTGGTCATCAACGCCAGCAGCGCCGGACTGAACGACCCCGACCAGACCCCGCTGGACGCCACGTTCCTGGCGCGGCTCCCTGCCGGGGCGCTCGTGTACGACATGGTGTACAAGCCCGAGGAAACCCGCCTGATGCGCGACGCCCGCGCCCACGGGCTCGCCGCGGAGAACGGGCTGGGCATGCTGGCCCACCAGGCCAGACTGGCCTTCCAGGCATGGACCGGCGCGGACGTACCGGTCGAAGTCTTTCTGGGTGCACTCGCCGCGTCCGGACGCGCGGCGGCCGGGTCGACCGGGTGA
- a CDS encoding PhoH family protein: protein MTQPQQDSGLPVPGAFSATVTLENQREAYALLGAGDANLRRMRELTKAKLVARGETITITGDEEQVRSAERMVRDALDVVRGGGELTPDSLLRSARLSGEGRSLAAETQVTGLSLPRGLKPKTPGQKQYLDSIDKSDITFGIGPAGTGKTYMAVAMAVQALKAKKVKRIILTRPAVEAGERLGFLPGDLQAKIDPYLRPLYDALQDMLDQEKFESYLTSGVIEIAPLAFMRGRTLNDAFIILDEAQNTTGEQMKMFLTRMGFSSKVVVTGDVTQIDLPRHVTSGLAVAKRVLGSIDGIAWHEFTDADVVRHPLVGRIIKAYETAENAEQDKRAARRGEFASIPEGEGDAAAASER, encoded by the coding sequence TTGACACAGCCTCAACAGGACAGCGGCCTCCCCGTTCCCGGCGCGTTCAGCGCGACCGTCACCCTGGAGAACCAGCGCGAGGCGTATGCGCTGCTCGGGGCTGGAGACGCGAACCTGCGCCGCATGCGTGAACTCACGAAGGCGAAACTCGTGGCGCGCGGCGAGACCATCACGATCACCGGCGACGAGGAGCAGGTCCGCAGCGCCGAACGCATGGTGCGCGACGCCCTGGACGTCGTGCGCGGCGGCGGTGAACTGACCCCGGACAGCCTGCTGCGCTCCGCGCGCCTGAGCGGCGAGGGCCGCAGCCTCGCGGCAGAGACGCAGGTGACCGGCCTGAGCCTCCCGCGCGGCCTGAAACCCAAGACGCCCGGCCAGAAACAGTACCTGGACAGCATCGATAAAAGTGACATCACGTTCGGGATCGGCCCGGCCGGGACCGGCAAGACGTACATGGCGGTCGCCATGGCCGTGCAGGCCCTGAAGGCGAAGAAGGTCAAGCGCATCATCCTGACCCGCCCTGCCGTGGAGGCCGGGGAGCGCCTTGGCTTCCTGCCGGGCGACCTGCAGGCAAAGATTGACCCGTACCTGCGCCCGCTGTACGACGCGCTGCAGGACATGCTCGATCAGGAGAAGTTCGAGTCGTACCTGACGAGCGGCGTGATCGAGATCGCCCCGCTGGCCTTCATGCGCGGCCGCACGCTGAACGACGCGTTCATCATCCTGGACGAGGCGCAGAACACCACGGGCGAGCAGATGAAGATGTTCCTGACCCGCATGGGCTTTTCATCCAAGGTCGTCGTGACCGGCGACGTCACGCAGATCGACCTGCCCCGCCACGTCACGAGCGGACTGGCGGTCGCCAAGCGCGTGCTGGGCAGCATCGACGGCATCGCGTGGCACGAGTTCACGGACGCCGACGTGGTCCGCCACCCCCTGGTGGGCCGCATCATCAAGGCGTACGAGACCGCCGAGAACGCCGAGCAGGACAAGCGCGCCGCGCGCCGCGGCGAATTCGCCAGCATCCCCGAAGGCGAAGGGGACGCAGCGGCAGCAAGTGAACGGTAG
- the ybeY gene encoding rRNA maturation RNase YbeY, with product MIDLIVRKTPPAGLRPALRGSLEAVMAHFGVQEREVTVVLVGDRTIRALKREHWGEDAVTDVLSFPTWEPGDPFIPPHLGDIVISLDTAARQAEARGHSLTREVALLASHGVTHLVGHDHPHAEGLGFEEGATGPEWAVFHGAWDAARAALPDGA from the coding sequence GTGATTGATCTGATTGTCCGCAAGACGCCCCCTGCCGGTCTGCGCCCCGCGCTGCGCGGCAGCCTGGAGGCCGTTATGGCGCACTTCGGCGTGCAGGAGCGCGAGGTGACGGTCGTACTCGTCGGAGACCGCACCATCCGTGCCCTGAAGCGCGAGCACTGGGGCGAGGACGCCGTCACGGACGTCCTGAGTTTCCCCACCTGGGAACCCGGCGATCCGTTCATCCCGCCGCACCTGGGGGACATCGTGATCAGTCTGGACACGGCCGCGCGGCAGGCCGAGGCGCGCGGGCACAGCCTGACGCGGGAGGTGGCGCTGCTCGCCAGTCACGGGGTGACGCACCTGGTCGGGCATGACCACCCGCACGCCGAGGGCCTGGGCTTCGAGGAGGGCGCGACCGGACCGGAATGGGCCGTGTTCCACGGCGCCTGGGACGCGGCCCGCGCGGCCCTGCCCGACGGGGCCTGA
- a CDS encoding diacylglycerol kinase yields the protein MRSDGSAWNARRWWRSAGYAWAGIRHAYRTQANFRIECWAALLALGAAGILRAPLAPVALACALVLSLELVNTALEAAVDLVSPERHPLAKVAKDAAAAAVLIASAGALLVAAGTLLPALLEFLSGT from the coding sequence GTGCGCAGTGACGGGTCGGCCTGGAACGCGCGCCGCTGGTGGCGCTCGGCGGGCTACGCGTGGGCGGGTATCCGGCACGCCTACCGCACGCAGGCGAACTTCCGCATCGAGTGCTGGGCGGCCCTGCTGGCCCTGGGAGCGGCTGGCATCCTGCGCGCCCCGCTGGCGCCCGTCGCGCTGGCGTGCGCGCTGGTGCTGAGCCTGGAACTCGTGAACACCGCGCTGGAAGCCGCCGTGGACCTCGTCAGCCCCGAACGGCACCCGCTTGCGAAGGTCGCCAAGGACGCCGCGGCCGCCGCCGTGCTGATCGCGTCCGCCGGGGCGCTGCTCGTCGCGGCAGGCACGCTGCTGCCCGCGCTGCTGGAGTTCCTGAGCGGCACTTGA
- a CDS encoding GNAT family N-acetyltransferase, with protein MPSPADLSPAAVTLRGRRPRDLPVLTRWLTDPDAEWRQWDAPYLPTWDTTVNLQRYAQSLSTRPPSPNERVVVAGGVVVGMVNRAEEDPAGSGWWDLGILIYDPALWGRGLGSRALGLWVQATLDETDAHVLTFSTWGGNERMIRAAVRLGFREAGRVREAREVNGQRFDAVRLDLLRREWPGLDGGA; from the coding sequence GTGCCTTCGCCTGCCGACCTCTCCCCCGCTGCCGTGACCCTGCGGGGCCGACGCCCGCGCGACCTGCCGGTCCTGACCCGCTGGCTGACCGACCCAGACGCCGAGTGGCGGCAGTGGGACGCGCCGTACCTGCCCACCTGGGATACGACAGTGAACCTGCAGCGGTACGCGCAGTCGCTGTCCACGCGGCCGCCCAGCCCGAACGAGCGGGTGGTGGTGGCCGGCGGCGTGGTGGTGGGCATGGTGAACCGCGCCGAGGAGGACCCGGCGGGAAGCGGCTGGTGGGATCTGGGCATCCTGATCTACGACCCGGCGCTCTGGGGGCGGGGGCTGGGGTCGCGGGCACTGGGCCTGTGGGTGCAGGCGACCCTGGACGAGACGGACGCGCACGTCCTGACGTTCAGCACCTGGGGCGGAAACGAGCGGATGATCCGGGCGGCAGTGCGGCTGGGCTTCCGGGAGGCAGGCCGGGTGCGGGAGGCGCGGGAAGTGAACGGTCAGCGGTTCGATGCGGTGCGGCTGGACCTCCTGCGCCGCGAGTGGCCGGGTCTGGACGGGGGGGCGTGA
- a CDS encoding lipid II:glycine glycyltransferase FemX — protein MRLNLVETTDPRVYDDAVRNLPITSALQGWGYGEARRQLGQTPARYLIQQDGRTVGALQLIRKRLVPGFSTLYAPRGPALESLDLLPDVADAVKRIARPTDALLKIEPPVPFLAADNVTLPDGYGPFRRADPEQPEHTIVADLTRSEDELFAGLHSMARRNVRTAQKLGVTAGRDDDFDAFWEIFTATNERAQLGAFPRAYYETMLREGNAHGGEAYIVLSRYQGRALAGGFFLAMGKGTYYLFGGSVRDDRTNEDGSPLKDAKAPDAFYWNAMLDAKQRGYELFDFWGIPRVLDESKHSYGVFKMKLKFSEQRVWYPAYDLNLNPAAPAIVKALRWRKTQNNLRKRGSADDVL, from the coding sequence GTGCGCCTGAACCTCGTGGAAACCACCGACCCGCGCGTCTACGACGACGCCGTGCGGAACCTGCCCATCACCAGTGCCCTGCAGGGCTGGGGGTACGGCGAGGCCAGACGGCAGCTCGGACAGACGCCCGCCCGCTATCTGATCCAACAGGACGGCCGTACGGTCGGCGCGCTGCAACTGATCCGCAAGCGGCTCGTGCCGGGCTTCAGTACCCTGTACGCGCCGCGCGGCCCCGCCCTGGAGAGCCTGGACCTGCTGCCGGACGTGGCGGACGCTGTGAAACGCATCGCGCGGCCCACCGACGCCCTGCTGAAGATCGAGCCTCCGGTGCCGTTCCTGGCGGCGGACAACGTCACGTTGCCCGACGGGTACGGGCCGTTCCGCCGCGCGGACCCCGAGCAGCCCGAGCACACCATCGTCGCGGACCTGACCCGCAGCGAGGACGAGCTGTTCGCCGGGCTGCACTCCATGGCCCGCCGCAACGTCCGCACCGCGCAGAAACTCGGCGTGACCGCCGGACGGGACGACGACTTCGACGCGTTCTGGGAGATCTTCACCGCCACCAACGAACGCGCCCAGCTCGGCGCGTTCCCCCGCGCCTACTACGAGACCATGCTCCGCGAGGGGAACGCCCACGGCGGGGAGGCGTACATCGTCCTGTCGCGCTACCAGGGCCGCGCGCTGGCCGGAGGGTTCTTCCTGGCCATGGGCAAGGGCACGTACTACCTGTTCGGCGGCAGCGTCCGAGACGACCGCACGAACGAGGACGGCAGCCCCCTGAAAGACGCCAAGGCGCCCGACGCGTTCTACTGGAACGCCATGCTGGACGCGAAACAGCGCGGGTACGAACTGTTCGACTTCTGGGGCATTCCCCGCGTGCTCGACGAGAGCAAACACTCCTACGGCGTGTTCAAGATGAAACTGAAATTCAGTGAGCAGCGCGTCTGGTACCCCGCCTACGACCTGAACCTGAACCCGGCCGCGCCCGCCATCGTCAAGGCGCTGCGCTGGCGCAAGACGCAGAACAACCTCCGCAAACGCGGCAGCGCCGACGACGTCCTGTAA
- a CDS encoding peptidylprolyl isomerase: MKQFLLTALLLSGVALAQTDTTAPAAPAPAPIAAPAQDPTVVVARVGTMTYTLADYEKAFRFAIARVLNGQGIGYGEEYLTEFASARPDFLKQFVRDRALDQLARASGQVDAALIDTQMQEARADFETDAEFLDALRATGYTSADELRAELERRALVSAYLEKVQGRFTFGDALVAGFYNLHRAEFQRDPEACVKHILVPTQAEAQAIARDLAGGADFAAVAKAKSQDPGSAAQGGDLGCFGPGEMVAAFDTASFKGPVNQVQTVQSQFGWHLVLVTKRTEGGVMPLTEAAPLIRQKLSQDAAQKYLDAQIAKLTTESFPEKVAVVAAPATK, from the coding sequence GTGAAACAATTCCTGTTGACCGCCCTGCTGCTGTCGGGGGTCGCCCTGGCACAGACCGACACGACGGCCCCCGCGGCCCCTGCACCGGCCCCCATCGCTGCACCTGCGCAGGACCCCACGGTCGTCGTGGCCCGCGTGGGCACCATGACCTACACCCTCGCCGACTACGAGAAGGCGTTCCGCTTCGCGATCGCGCGAGTCCTGAACGGTCAGGGCATCGGGTACGGCGAGGAGTACCTGACGGAGTTCGCCAGCGCCCGCCCGGACTTCCTCAAGCAGTTCGTGCGGGACCGCGCCCTGGATCAGCTGGCCCGCGCCAGCGGTCAGGTGGACGCCGCCCTGATCGACACGCAGATGCAGGAGGCCCGCGCGGACTTCGAGACGGACGCCGAATTCCTTGACGCGCTGAGGGCCACCGGGTACACCAGCGCGGATGAACTCCGGGCGGAACTGGAGCGCCGCGCGCTGGTCAGCGCGTACCTGGAGAAGGTGCAGGGCCGCTTCACGTTCGGGGACGCGCTGGTTGCCGGGTTCTACAACCTGCACAGGGCCGAATTCCAGCGTGATCCGGAGGCGTGCGTGAAGCACATCCTGGTGCCCACGCAGGCCGAGGCGCAGGCCATCGCCCGGGACCTGGCGGGCGGCGCGGACTTTGCAGCGGTCGCGAAGGCCAAGAGTCAGGACCCGGGCAGCGCCGCGCAGGGCGGTGACCTGGGCTGCTTCGGCCCGGGCGAGATGGTGGCCGCGTTCGACACGGCCAGCTTCAAGGGCCCGGTCAACCAGGTGCAGACCGTGCAGTCGCAGTTCGGCTGGCACCTCGTGCTGGTCACCAAGCGCACCGAAGGCGGCGTGATGCCGCTGACCGAGGCGGCCCCACTGATCCGCCAGAAACTGTCGCAGGACGCCGCGCAGAAGTACCTGGACGCGCAGATCGCCAAGCTGACCACCGAGAGCTTCCCGGAAAAGGTCGCCGTGGTGGCCGCGCCCGCCACGAAGTAA